The genomic segment CGCCGCCGCGGAAAAGACCGTCGTGGTCCTCAACACGGGTTCGGGCGTCGAGATGCCCTGGCTCGGTGACGTCGACGCCGTCTTCAACGCCTGGTACTCGGGCGAGAAGGGCGGCGTCGCGCTCGCCAACCTGCTGTGGGGCGACGCGAACCCGTCCGGCAAGCTGCCCGTCACGTTCCCGAAGTCGATCGCCGAGAGTCCCGTGGGCGGCTCGCCGGAGCGGTTCCCCGGCATCTTCGCCGATGGCTCGATCACCCGTCCCGCAGGCTCGGAGGAGATCCGTCAGATCAACTACACCGAGGGCCTGGAGAACGGCTACAAGTGGTACGACGAGAACGGCGTCGACCCGCAGTTCGAGTTCGGGTTCGGCCTGTCGTACACGTCGTTCGAGTACAGCGGCCTCGAGATCGAGCACAGCGACGACCCGGTCACCGGCGAGGTGCACTCGACTGTTTCCTTCACGGTGAAGAACACCGGTGCGGTCGCAGGATCGGAAATCCCCCAGGTGTACCTGTCGCTGCCTGCGGCGGCCGAGGAGCCGGGCAAGCGCCTGGTCGGCTTCGACCGCGTCGACCTGGCGGCCGGCGAGAGCACGCGCGTCGAGGTCGAGGTGGACTCGACCGCGAGCAACCAGCCGTTCTCGATCTGGGACGTGGAGGCCGACAAGTGGACGGTGCTCGACGGTGAGTACGAGTTCTCGGTCGGGGCGTCCTCGCGGGACCTTCGCCTGTCGGAGGACGTGCTCGTGGACCGCATCGCACCCGAGATCGTGTCGATCACCCTCGACCGCAGCCAGAAGGTCGTCGTCGAGGCGACCGACGAGCTCAGCGGCGTCGCGCTCATCGAGTACTCGACGCAGAAGAACAAGCAGGAGGCCTCGCCGTGGACCGAGTACACCGCTCCGCTCCAGGTCGACGCCAAGAGCACCGTCTCGTTCCGCGTGACCGATGCGTCGGGCAACGTGACCGAGGCCGTGGAGGTGAACCGCAAGGACCTGCGCTGATCGCCGCGGACGGCCGCTGAGTCGTCCCCCGCGATTGACCGCCCGCCCCGTGGGAACGCCACGGGGCGGTCGGTCGTTCTCCCTCAGGGGCGGTACCGTAACCATGCGAGAGCGCTCCCCTCGCCCACGGAGGAAGTCATGACCGATGCTGCGACCCGGCGGCACGCGACGATCGAAGACGTCGCCGCCGCGGCCGGCGTCTCCCGCGCGGCGGTTTCGAAGGTGCTGCGCAATGCCTACGGCGTGAGCGACTCCATGCGTGAGCGCGTGACGGCCGCCATGACCGAACTGCAGTACCGCCCGCGTGTCGCGGCGCGCGCGATGCGAGGCCGTACATTCACGATCGGCATCGAGATCCCCGATTTCGGCAACCAGTTCTTCACGCGCATGCTCGGCGGCGCGATGCGGGGACTGGCAGGCACGTCGTACCAGTTGGTGATCGCGCCCGCTGAGGCGGGCTCGCGAGAGGGGCTGCGCGCGATCGAAGCGCTCATCGACCGGCAGGTCGATGGCGTCATCGCGGTGTCGCCCCGGGTGGATCAACGCGAACTCGAGCGGATCGCGGCCTCCACCCCGGTCGTGATGTTCGGACGCTACGACACCTCTGCCGAGTACGACACCGTGGCCGGTGACGACGTCCGCGGCACTGCCGCCGCTATGGCTCACCTGTTCGAGCTCGGCCACACCCGCATCGCGCATCTCACGCTGCCTGAGTCCGACGAGGACGATGCGTCACCGCACGGGGTCCGACTGCGGGAGTACCGGGCCGCGATGGCGGCTGCGGGCCATTCCGCGCACGAGTTGGTCCTGCGCTCCGACGAGGGCCAGAATCCGGCCTACGAGGCGGTCGCAGCCGCCCTGCGCGACGGTGCCGGAATGACCGCCGTGTTCGCGGCGCACGACGAGCTCGCGATCGGAGCGCTGCGGGCGGTAGCCGAGACCGGGTCAGACCTGTCCGTCGTCGGTTACGACGACGTCCCGATCGCCGCACACCCGGCCCTGGGATTGACGACCGTGCACCAGCCGGGTGACGAGATGGGCGCGCGCGCCGTCGAACTGCTGCTCGAGCGCGTCGCCGGCCGGACCGAACCCGTCCATGAGGTGTTCCCACCCGAGCTGCGAGTGCGCACTTCGAGCCGCGCGCCGTCCTGATTCATCGAATCCTCACTCAATTCCTCTTGACAACGCGTCCTTCCAGAGCAGAATGTAAACCGTTCCACACAGTTGTGGAACGGTCTACAAGCCTCGAGGGAGAGGGAACCGGACGTGAAGAAACCCCACCGGATGGTCGGGATGGCGATGAGCGCAGCGCTCATCGCGACCGGCGCCATAGTGACGCTGTCAGTACCGGCGACTGCCGTTGACTGCAGCACTGTTCCATGGATGGATGCCTCGAAATCGGCGGACGCCCGCGCGGAAGCCCTGCTCGAGGCCAGCACGCAGCACCAGAAGTATCGCTGGCTGGTGGAACAGCCCGCTGTGTCGCCGACGCGGACGGATTGGCAGCCCGGCCGCCCAGGAGAGGCGCCGGTCGTGTACCCGGTGCAGGTCGAGTGCACCCCGACGATCGTCTACACGGATGGGCCCGAGGCGGTGCGGGCCCCGGGTGTCACGGACTTCCCGGCGCAGATCGCCTTGGCGTCGACCTGGAATCTCGAGCTTGCGTACGAGAAGGGCGTGGCCCAGGCGGACGAGTCGTTCGCGAAGCGCCGCAACGTCATTCTCGCCCCCGGGATCGGCAACGGCCGCACTCCGCTCGCCGGACGGACGCCGGAGTACTTCGGTGAGGACCCTCTCGTGAACGGCCTGTTCGCCGGTGCCCACGCGGAGGGCATCGAGGCGGACGGCAAGGTGCTGTCCGACCTCAAGCACTACCTGGCGAACGAGCAGGAGCTGGATCGGCAGACCAGTTCGTCGAACATCAGCGAGCGCGCCCTGCGCGAGCTGTACAGCCTGCCCTATGAGATCGCGGTCGACGAAGGCAGCCCCGAGAGCGTGATGTGCGCCTTCAACCAGGTCAACGGCGTGTACATCTGCGAGAGCCCGATCATGCAGAGCTTGCTGAAGGACGACCACGGCTTCGACGGCTTCATCATGTCGGACTTCGGATCGGTGCACTCGACGACCGCATCGCTCATGAATGGTCTCGACCAGGAGCTCAATCGGCCGATCTGGTTCACGCCCGAGAAGCTCGACGCCGCTCTCGCCGCGGGTGAGATCACGCAGGAGCGCATCGACGAAGCGGCCTTCCGGGTCGTGCGGTCGTATATCCGAGGAGGGTTGTTCGACAACCCGCTGCCAGCGGAGGCCGCTGTCGAAGCATCCACTCCCGCCCATGAGGCGACCGCGAAGAGGATCGCCGAGGACGGCAGCGTGCTCCTGAAGAACGACGGCGTGCTGCCGCTCGAAGCGGAGGCCGGCCAGACGATCGCGCTCTTCGGTCCCACCGCATCGACGACCCCGACGACGGTCGGCAGCTTCCCGGTCAGCGCCGTCTCGGTGTGCAGCCTCACGCTGCAGCGCAACCCGACGGCCGCTCCGCGCAACACGCTGCCGTGCGAGGACGTCGTCTCGGCGGAGACGGCGATCACCGCACGGGCAGCCGAGGACGGCGCCTCGGTTACGTGGAACAACGGCCAGGACATCGCCGCAGCCGCGGCGCAGGCCGCGGAGGCCGACATCGCGATCGTGTTCGGATACCAGCGGATGGGCGAGTTCAGCGACCTGACCGACCTGCGACTGCAGGGCAACGGCGATGCGCTCATCACGGCGGTCCAGGCAGCCAACCCCAACACCGTCGTGGTGCTGCAGACCGGCAGTGCGGTGGAGATGCCCTGGCTCGATGGGGTCGAGGCTGTGCTGGAGAACTGGTACGGCGGCGAGCAGCAGGGCCCGGCGATCGCGTCGCTGCTGTTCGGCGACGTCGCACCGTCGGGCAAGCTGCCGATGACGTTCCCGAAGTCGCTCGCTGACACTCCGACGAACACTCCCGAGCAGTACCCCGGCGTCTTCTCCGACGGGTCGACCACCCGCCCGGCGGGCTCGAACGAGATCCGTCAGGTGGAGTACAGCGAGGACCTCGCGATCGGCTACAAGTGGTACCAAGAAGAGGGCATCGAGCCGCTGTTCGCCTTCGGCCACGGTCTCACGTACACGACGTTCGCCTACGACCGGGTGCAGGTCACCCCGAAGTCGACGAACGGCGCCAAGGAGATCCGCATACAGTTCAAGGTCACCAACACCGGCGACCGCACGGGCACCGAGATCGCGCAGGCGTACGTGACGCTTCCGGACTCGGCCGATGCCCCCGGCTCGCGACTGGTCGGATGGGAGTCGGTGACCCTCGAGCCGGGTGAGCACCGCAACGTGACCATCACCCTGTCGGCCGACGAACTCGCCGAGCAGCACCTGCTCGAGCACTGGGACGAGGGCGCCGACGATTGGGTGTCCGCGAAGGGCACCTACGGCGTCGCCGTAGGCGGCTCATCCGAGGCGCCTATCGCGACGCAGTTCACCATCAAGTAAGGAACTGCATCACATCGCGGGGGCAGCAGCGCTGTCCCCGCGATGTGCTGTCCGCCCGAAGGATGAGAATGGAATCATGACCGTCACTCACATCGTGCTGATCGAGTGGAAGACGGATGACCCGACCCGACGCGAATCGGTGCAGGCGGCAATCGGACGCCTGCCCGAACAGATCCCTGAGATCCAACAGTTGCGATTGGGTGAGAGCAACAGCCCCGAGGCGCTGGAGCAAGGGTACGACTACGGGTTCGTGATGTCCTTCGAGACCCGGGCGGACCGTGATGCCTACCTCTCTCACCCAGCGCACCTGCCGGTGGCACAGCTCATCGGGTCTTCGGCCAAGCGGGTGCTGGTCTTTGACGTCTGAGATCCCGAAGAGTCAGATCTGTCGAGTCACCAGCCGTGCGGCGTCTTCGCCCCTTCGCTAGCGAGCTCTCGTCGAAGATCGCACGATCAACTCGGGCTGGAAGACGATCTGCTGCGCAGAGTCGGCCCCGTCCACCGCGGCGAGGAGCAGGTCCACCGCTCGTCGGCCGATGAGTTCGCTGGGCTGTCTGATCGATGACAGGGGGACGACGGCGGCCGAGGCGAAGTCGATGTCGTCGTAACCGATGATCGCGACGTCGTCCGGAACGGAGATGGAACCGAGCATCACCAGTGCCTGGAGCACGCCGACAGCGAGCAGGTCGTTCGCGGCGAAGACAGCGTCGGGGCGGTCCCCGGGCTCGCGCCCGCGCAGACGTTCGCCCGCAGCACGACCCTCGAGCACGGTCAGAGCGGTTGTCTCGATCACGTCGAGGGAGGCATCCGGGTTTTCACCAATCGCTCGACGCGCACCGGCGAGCCGGTCCGTGACTTGCCGCGTCGTCAGCGGTCCGCCGACGAAGGCGATGCGGCGCCGGCCGGTGTCGAGCAGATGGCGCACCGCGAGGTAGCCGCCGGCGACGTCGTCGACAGCGACCGATGAGAATTCGCCGCTGTCACTGGGGCGGTCGACCAGGACGGCCGGGATGCCGCGGGAACGAAGGCGCACCAGCCGTGCCGAGACATCGTGCACCGGCGTGATGAGGACGCCCTGCACCCGCTGCTCTTCGAAAAGGTCGAGGTACCCCGTCTCGCGCGACTCGTCGTCGTCGCTGTTGCCGAGCAGGATCGAGAGGTCGCTCTCAGCGGCGCGACGCTCGGCGCCTCGGGCGACGTCGGTGAAGAACGGGTTGCCGACGTCCAGCACCACAAGGCCGATGCTGCGACTTCGCCCTGCCCGCAACTGGCGCGCGGCGTCGTTGCGGACGAATCCCAGCTCGTCGATGGCCGCCTGCACGCGCTGCACGGTCGCCGCTGACACCTTGCCGGGTCGGTTGAGCACGTTGGACACCGTGCCCACCGAGACCTGCGCGAGCGCCGCGACATCCTTGACGCTTACCGACATCCCGACCTCTGCTCTCGACCCGGTTGAGTTGCGTGAAACGATACAGGCAACTATCGTATGAAACGATTCACTACCTTGGAGACCTCGAAGATGAGTACGGCAATGCTTACCCCTGACCACCTCGAGCAACTGGCGGGCCAGGGCATCGAGCTTCCTTCGTGGGCCTTCGGCAACTCGGGCACTCGATTCCGGGTGTTCACGACGCCGGGCACACCGAGGGACCCGTTCGAGAAGATCGCGGATGCTGCGAAGGTGAACGAGTTCACCGCCCTCGCGCCGAGCGTCGCGCTGCACATCCCGTGGGACAAGGTTGACTCCTACGACGACCTGCGCCGCCATGCGGAAGACCTCGGGGTGAAGCTGGGCACGATCAACTCCAACACCTTCCAGGATGAGGACTACAAGTTCGGCGCCCTCACCCACGCCGACGATGCGATCCGGCAGAAGGCGATCGACCATCACTTCGAGTGCATCGACATCATGCACGCCACCGGCTCGCGCGACCTCAAGATCTGGCTCGCCGAGGGCTCGAACTATCCGGGTCAGAACGACATGCGCGCGCGCCAGGATCGACTGGCCGACTCGCTGGAGCAGATCTACGCGCGCCTCTCCGACGAGCAGCGCCTGGTGCTGGAGTACAAGTTCTTCGAGCCGGCGTTCTACCACACCGACGTTCCGGACTGGGGAACCTCGTACGCGCAGGTGGCCGCTCTCGGCGACCGGGCGATGGTGTGTCTCGACACCGGCCATCACGCGCCTGGGACGAACATCGAGTTCATCGTGATGCAGCTGCTGCGGCTCGGGAAGCTCGGCTCGTTCGACTTCAACTCCCGCTTCTACGCCGACGACGACCTCATCGTAGGGGCGGCCGACCCGTTCCAGCTGTTCCGCATCCTGTTCGAGGTCATCCGCGGCGGCGGCCTGAACAACCCCGACGTCGCGTTCATGCTCGACCAGTGCCACAACATCGAGGACAAGATCCCCGGACAGATCCGCTCGGTGCTCAACGTGCAGGAGATGACGGCACGCGCGCTGCTCGTCGACCGCGACGCCCTCGCCGCGGCCCAGGCCGCCAACGACGTGCTCGGCGCGCAGGCCGTGTTCATGGACGCGTTCTACACCGACGTGCGCCCCGCCCTCGCCGAATGGCGCGAATCGCGCGGCCTGCCCGCCGACCCGATGGCCGCGTATGCGGCCTCCGGCTACCAGCAGCAGATCGCGGCCGACCGCGTCGGCGGCACCCAGGCCGGCTGGGGCGCGTAACTTCAGAGACCCGCCGGGGCTGCGGGAAGCCGATCCCCGCAGCCCCGGCGCACCACCCGCTTCCGCTCACCTGTCGCGAACGGCCCGCGTTTGTGCAGATCGTGAGCAATCGAACGAAGGACCCCTCATGACCAACCAGGCAGCAGCCGACCTCATCGCGCGGTCCAACCGCCTCGGCGCCGACCCGAAGAACACCAACTACGCCGGTGGCAACACGTCGGCAAAGGGCACCGAGACCGACCCGGTCACGGGGGAGCCCGTCGAGCTGCTGTGGGTCAAGGGCTCGGGAGGCGACCTCGGCACCCTGAAGGAGGCGGGCCTCGCGGTGCTGCGCCTGGACCGCATGCGTGCGCTCGTGAACGTATACCCCGGCGTCGATCGCGAGGACGAGATGGTCGCGGCGTTCGACTACTGCCTGCACGGCAAGGGCGGCGCCGCTCCCTCGATCGACACGGCGATGCACGGGCTGGTGGATGCGGCGCACGTCGACCACCTGCATCCCGACTCGGGCATCGCGATCGCGACCGCCGCCGACGGCGAGGTGCTCACCGGGAAGATCTTCGGCGACAAGGTCGTGTGGGTGCCGTGGCGTCGCCCGGGGTTCCAGCTCGGCCTGGACATCGCCGACATCAAGGCGAAGAACCCGCAGGCGATCGGGTGCATCCTGGGCGGTCACGGCATCACCGCGTGGGGCGACACGTCGGATGAGGCCGAGGCGCACTCGCTGTGGATCATCGAGACCGCGCAGTCCTACCTCGACGAGCACAGCAAGTCCGCCCCGTTCGGCGGCGTGCGCGCCGGCTTCCAGGCCCTCCCCGAGGCCGAGCGTCGCGCGAAGGCGGCCGCTCTCGCCCCGACGATCCGCGGCCTGGCGTCGACGGACAAGCCGATGGTCGGTCACTTCACCGACTCGGCTGTGGTGCTCGACTTCCTCGCGTCGGAGAAGGCGCCCGCTCTGGCCGCGCTGGGCACGAGCTGCCCCGACCACTTCCTGCGCACCAAGGTCAAGCCGCTGATCCTCGACCTTCCCGCAGACGCCGAGGTCGAGGCATCCATCGCCCGCCTGAAAGAGCTGCACGAGGAGTACCGCGCGGACTACCAGGCGTACTACGACGCCCACGCCACCGCCGAGTCGCCCGCGATCCGCGGCGCCGACCCGCTCATCGTGCTCATCCCAGGCGTGGGCATGTTCAGCTACGGCGCGAACAAGCAGACCGCCCGGGTCGCGGGGGAGTTCTACGTCAACGCCATCAACGTGATGCGCGGCGCCGAGTCGGTCTCCACCTACACGCCGATCTCGGACGCGGAGAAGTTCCGCATCGAGTACTGGGCGCTCGAAGAGGCCAAGCTGCAGCGGATGCCGAAGCCGAAGACGCATCAGGGCCGCATCGCGTTCGTCACCGGCGCCGCGTCGGGCATCGGCAAGGCCATCGCGACCCGCCTGGCCGCCGAGGGCGCGTGCGTCGTGGTCGCCGACCTCGATCTCGAGAAGGCGCAGGCCGCCGCCGCCGAGCTCGGTGGCACCGACGTCGCGATCGGCGTCGCGGCGAACGTCGCCGACGCCGAGGGCGTGCAGGCCGCGATCGACGCGACCGTGCTCGCGTTCGGCGGTATCGACCTCGTCGTGAACAACGCCGGCCTGTCGCTGTCCAAGCCGCTGCTGGAGACCACCGAGAAGGATTGGGATCTGCAGCACGACGTCATGGCGAAGGGCTCGTTCCTCGTCGCCAAGGCCGCCGCGAAGGCCCTCATCGCGCAGAGGATGGGCGGCGACGTGATCTACATCTCGTCGAAGAACTCCGTCTTCGCCGGCCCGAACAACATCGCCTACTCGGCCACCAAGGCCGACCAGGCCCACCAGGTGCGGCTGCTCGCGGTCGAACTCGGCGAGCACGGTGTGCGCGTGAACGGCATCAACCCCGACGGCGTCGTGCGCGGCTCGGGCATCTTCGCCGCCGGCTGGGGCGCCAACCGCGCCGCGACCTACGGGGTCAAGGAAGAGGACCTGGGCCAGTTCTACGCGAACCGCACCATCCTCAAGCGCGAAGTGGTGCCCGAGAACGTCGCCGACGCGGTGTACGTGCTCACCGGACCCGAGCTGAGCCGGACCACGGGCCTGCACATCCCCGTCGACTCCGGCGTCGCGGCAGCGTTCCTGCGATGACCGAGCCGAGCGGGGGCGTCGTTGCGGCCGTCGACCTCGGCGCGACCAGCGGCCGCGTCATGCTCGGCTACGTCGGGGATGGGATGCTGCGCCTCGAGGCGGTCTCGCGGTTCCCGAACGGCCCGGTGGCCGGGCCGGATGGGCTGCACTGGGACTTCACGTCGCTGTACCGCCACGTTGTGGACGGACTTCGTGAGGTGGTCGCTCGCGAGCCGGAACTGGCGAGCGTCGGAATCGATTCCTGGGCCGTCGACTACGGCCTCGTTGCGGGAGGCGAGCTGCTCGCCGAGCCGTTCCACTACCGCGACGACCGCACCCTCCGCGGGGTCGAGCAGGTGCACGCGGTCGTCCCGTTCGAGGAGCTGTACCGCCGCAACGGACTGCAGTTCCTGCCGTTCAACACGCTGTACCAGTACGTCACCGAGCGCGGCCTCAGCGATGCGGACGTCGCCCTCCTCGTCCCAGACCTGGTCGCGTTCCTCCTCACGGGCGCGCGGGTCGCCGAACGCACCAACGCGTCGACCACCGGCTTGCTGGATGTCCGCACGGGGAAGTGGGATGTGGAGCTGGCCGAAGCGATGGGAATCCCGGCATCCGTGCTTCCGCGCATCGTCGATCCCGGTACGCGTCTCGGACCGCTGCGCGGGGCGGCCCGCGAGCGTGTCGGCGCGCCGATCGAGGTCGTCGCCGTCGGATCGCATGACACGGCCTCGGCGGTCGTCGCCGTCCCGCTCAGCTCACCGAACGCGGCGTTCATCTCCTGCGGCACGTGGGGTCTCGTCGGCATCGAGCTGGAAGAGCCGGTGCTGACGGATGCTGCGCGCGAGGCCAACTTCACGAACGAGGGCGGCGTCGACGGACGGGTCCGCTTCTTGCACAACGTCACCGGGCTGTGGCTGCTGAGCGAGTCGGTGCGCACGTGGGAAGCGGAGGACGGCGCTTCG from the Microbacterium atlanticum genome contains:
- a CDS encoding LacI family DNA-binding transcriptional regulator — protein: MTDAATRRHATIEDVAAAAGVSRAAVSKVLRNAYGVSDSMRERVTAAMTELQYRPRVAARAMRGRTFTIGIEIPDFGNQFFTRMLGGAMRGLAGTSYQLVIAPAEAGSREGLRAIEALIDRQVDGVIAVSPRVDQRELERIAASTPVVMFGRYDTSAEYDTVAGDDVRGTAAAMAHLFELGHTRIAHLTLPESDEDDASPHGVRLREYRAAMAAAGHSAHELVLRSDEGQNPAYEAVAAALRDGAGMTAVFAAHDELAIGALRAVAETGSDLSVVGYDDVPIAAHPALGLTTVHQPGDEMGARAVELLLERVAGRTEPVHEVFPPELRVRTSSRAPS
- a CDS encoding beta-glucosidase family protein — encoded protein: MDASKSADARAEALLEASTQHQKYRWLVEQPAVSPTRTDWQPGRPGEAPVVYPVQVECTPTIVYTDGPEAVRAPGVTDFPAQIALASTWNLELAYEKGVAQADESFAKRRNVILAPGIGNGRTPLAGRTPEYFGEDPLVNGLFAGAHAEGIEADGKVLSDLKHYLANEQELDRQTSSSNISERALRELYSLPYEIAVDEGSPESVMCAFNQVNGVYICESPIMQSLLKDDHGFDGFIMSDFGSVHSTTASLMNGLDQELNRPIWFTPEKLDAALAAGEITQERIDEAAFRVVRSYIRGGLFDNPLPAEAAVEASTPAHEATAKRIAEDGSVLLKNDGVLPLEAEAGQTIALFGPTASTTPTTVGSFPVSAVSVCSLTLQRNPTAAPRNTLPCEDVVSAETAITARAAEDGASVTWNNGQDIAAAAAQAAEADIAIVFGYQRMGEFSDLTDLRLQGNGDALITAVQAANPNTVVVLQTGSAVEMPWLDGVEAVLENWYGGEQQGPAIASLLFGDVAPSGKLPMTFPKSLADTPTNTPEQYPGVFSDGSTTRPAGSNEIRQVEYSEDLAIGYKWYQEEGIEPLFAFGHGLTYTTFAYDRVQVTPKSTNGAKEIRIQFKVTNTGDRTGTEIAQAYVTLPDSADAPGSRLVGWESVTLEPGEHRNVTITLSADELAEQHLLEHWDEGADDWVSAKGTYGVAVGGSSEAPIATQFTIK
- a CDS encoding Dabb family protein, with the translated sequence MTVTHIVLIEWKTDDPTRRESVQAAIGRLPEQIPEIQQLRLGESNSPEALEQGYDYGFVMSFETRADRDAYLSHPAHLPVAQLIGSSAKRVLVFDV
- a CDS encoding LacI family DNA-binding transcriptional regulator → MSVSVKDVAALAQVSVGTVSNVLNRPGKVSAATVQRVQAAIDELGFVRNDAARQLRAGRSRSIGLVVLDVGNPFFTDVARGAERRAAESDLSILLGNSDDDESRETGYLDLFEEQRVQGVLITPVHDVSARLVRLRSRGIPAVLVDRPSDSGEFSSVAVDDVAGGYLAVRHLLDTGRRRIAFVGGPLTTRQVTDRLAGARRAIGENPDASLDVIETTALTVLEGRAAGERLRGREPGDRPDAVFAANDLLAVGVLQALVMLGSISVPDDVAIIGYDDIDFASAAVVPLSSIRQPSELIGRRAVDLLLAAVDGADSAQQIVFQPELIVRSSTRAR
- the rhaI gene encoding L-rhamnose isomerase, which gives rise to MLTPDHLEQLAGQGIELPSWAFGNSGTRFRVFTTPGTPRDPFEKIADAAKVNEFTALAPSVALHIPWDKVDSYDDLRRHAEDLGVKLGTINSNTFQDEDYKFGALTHADDAIRQKAIDHHFECIDIMHATGSRDLKIWLAEGSNYPGQNDMRARQDRLADSLEQIYARLSDEQRLVLEYKFFEPAFYHTDVPDWGTSYAQVAALGDRAMVCLDTGHHAPGTNIEFIVMQLLRLGKLGSFDFNSRFYADDDLIVGAADPFQLFRILFEVIRGGGLNNPDVAFMLDQCHNIEDKIPGQIRSVLNVQEMTARALLVDRDALAAAQAANDVLGAQAVFMDAFYTDVRPALAEWRESRGLPADPMAAYAASGYQQQIAADRVGGTQAGWGA
- a CDS encoding bifunctional aldolase/short-chain dehydrogenase; this encodes MTNQAAADLIARSNRLGADPKNTNYAGGNTSAKGTETDPVTGEPVELLWVKGSGGDLGTLKEAGLAVLRLDRMRALVNVYPGVDREDEMVAAFDYCLHGKGGAAPSIDTAMHGLVDAAHVDHLHPDSGIAIATAADGEVLTGKIFGDKVVWVPWRRPGFQLGLDIADIKAKNPQAIGCILGGHGITAWGDTSDEAEAHSLWIIETAQSYLDEHSKSAPFGGVRAGFQALPEAERRAKAAALAPTIRGLASTDKPMVGHFTDSAVVLDFLASEKAPALAALGTSCPDHFLRTKVKPLILDLPADAEVEASIARLKELHEEYRADYQAYYDAHATAESPAIRGADPLIVLIPGVGMFSYGANKQTARVAGEFYVNAINVMRGAESVSTYTPISDAEKFRIEYWALEEAKLQRMPKPKTHQGRIAFVTGAASGIGKAIATRLAAEGACVVVADLDLEKAQAAAAELGGTDVAIGVAANVADAEGVQAAIDATVLAFGGIDLVVNNAGLSLSKPLLETTEKDWDLQHDVMAKGSFLVAKAAAKALIAQRMGGDVIYISSKNSVFAGPNNIAYSATKADQAHQVRLLAVELGEHGVRVNGINPDGVVRGSGIFAAGWGANRAATYGVKEEDLGQFYANRTILKREVVPENVADAVYVLTGPELSRTTGLHIPVDSGVAAAFLR
- a CDS encoding rhamnulokinase, which codes for MTEPSGGVVAAVDLGATSGRVMLGYVGDGMLRLEAVSRFPNGPVAGPDGLHWDFTSLYRHVVDGLREVVAREPELASVGIDSWAVDYGLVAGGELLAEPFHYRDDRTLRGVEQVHAVVPFEELYRRNGLQFLPFNTLYQYVTERGLSDADVALLVPDLVAFLLTGARVAERTNASTTGLLDVRTGKWDVELAEAMGIPASVLPRIVDPGTRLGPLRGAARERVGAPIEVVAVGSHDTASAVVAVPLSSPNAAFISCGTWGLVGIELEEPVLTDAAREANFTNEGGVDGRVRFLHNVTGLWLLSESVRTWEAEDGASIDLSELLDAAASVDGDIPIFDANDPRLSAPGDMPARIAALFDGAGFAVPPSRAAFTRTIVESIAQAFATAVATAGRLTGRDIDVIHIVGGGALNRLLCQATADRSGLPVLAGPVEATALGNVLVQARAAGLLSGTLETMRELVARTHTPLRYEPRS